In Bacillus anthracis str. Vollum, a genomic segment contains:
- the lef gene encoding anthrax toxin lethal factor encodes MNIKKEFIKVISMSCLVTAITLSGPVFIPLVQGAGGHGDVGMHVKEKEKNKDENKRKDEERNKTQEEHLKEIMKHIVKIEVKGEEAVKKEAAEKLLEKVPSDVLEMYKAIGGKIYIVDGDITKHISLEALSEDKKKIKDIYGKDALLHEHYVYAKEGYEPVLVIQSSEDYVENTEKALNVYYEIGKILSRDILSKINQPYQKFLDVLNTIKNASDSDGQDLLFTNQLKEHPTDFSVEFLEQNSNEVQEVFAKAFAYYIEPQHRDVLQLYAPEAFNYMDKFNEQEINLSLEELKDQRMLARYEKWEKIKQHYQHWSDSLSEEGRGLLKKLQIPIEPKKDDIIHSLSQEEKELLKRIQIDSSDFLSTEEKEFLKKLQIDIRDSLSEEEKELLNRIQVDSSNPLSEKEKEFLKKLKLDIQPYDINQRLQDTGGLIDSPSINLDVRKQYKRDIQNIDALLHQSIGSTLYNKIYLYENMNINNLTATLGADLVDSTDNTKINRGIFNEFKKNFKYSISSNYMIVDINERPALDNERLKWRIQLSPDTRAGYLENGKLILQRNIGLEIKDVQIIKQSEKEYIRIDAKVVPKSKIDTKIQEAQLNINQEWNKALGLPKYTKLITFNVHNRYASNIVESAYLILNEWKNNIQSDLIKKVTNYLVDGNGRFVFTDITLPNIAEQYTHQDEIYEQVHSKGLYVPESRSILLHGPSKGVELRNDSEGFIHEFGHAVDDYAGYLLDKNQSDLVTNSKKFIDIFKEEGSNLTSYGRTNEAEFFAEAFRLMHSTDHAERLKVQKNAPKTFQFINDQIKFIINS; translated from the coding sequence ATGAATATAAAAAAAGAATTTATAAAAGTAATTAGTATGTCATGTTTAGTAACAGCAATTACTTTGAGTGGTCCCGTCTTTATCCCCCTTGTACAGGGGGCGGGCGGTCATGGTGATGTAGGTATGCACGTAAAAGAGAAAGAGAAAAATAAAGATGAGAATAAGAGAAAAGATGAAGAACGAAATAAAACACAGGAAGAGCATTTAAAGGAAATCATGAAACACATTGTAAAAATAGAAGTAAAAGGGGAGGAAGCTGTTAAAAAAGAGGCAGCAGAAAAGCTACTTGAGAAAGTACCATCTGATGTTTTAGAGATGTATAAAGCAATTGGAGGAAAGATATATATTGTGGATGGTGATATTACAAAACATATATCTTTAGAAGCATTATCTGAAGATAAGAAAAAAATAAAAGACATTTATGGGAAAGATGCTTTATTACATGAACATTATGTATATGCAAAAGAAGGATATGAACCCGTACTTGTAATCCAATCTTCGGAAGATTATGTAGAAAATACTGAAAAGGCACTGAACGTTTATTATGAAATAGGTAAGATATTATCAAGGGATATTTTAAGTAAAATTAATCAACCATATCAGAAATTTTTAGATGTATTAAATACCATTAAAAATGCATCTGATTCAGATGGACAAGATCTTTTATTTACTAATCAGCTTAAGGAACATCCCACAGACTTTTCTGTAGAATTCTTGGAACAAAATAGCAATGAGGTACAAGAAGTATTTGCGAAAGCTTTTGCATATTATATCGAGCCACAGCATCGTGATGTTTTACAGCTTTATGCACCGGAAGCTTTTAATTACATGGATAAATTTAACGAACAAGAAATAAATCTATCCTTGGAAGAACTTAAAGATCAACGGATGCTGGCAAGATATGAAAAATGGGAAAAGATAAAACAGCACTATCAACACTGGAGCGATTCTTTATCTGAAGAAGGAAGAGGACTTTTAAAAAAGCTGCAGATTCCTATTGAGCCAAAGAAAGATGACATAATTCATTCTTTATCTCAAGAAGAAAAAGAGCTTCTAAAAAGAATACAAATTGATAGTAGTGATTTTTTATCTACTGAGGAAAAAGAGTTTTTAAAAAAGCTACAAATTGATATTCGTGATTCTTTATCTGAAGAAGAAAAAGAGCTTTTAAATAGAATACAGGTGGATAGTAGTAATCCTTTATCTGAAAAAGAAAAAGAGTTTTTAAAAAAGCTGAAACTTGATATTCAACCATATGATATTAATCAAAGGTTGCAAGATACAGGAGGGTTAATTGATAGTCCGTCAATTAATCTTGATGTAAGAAAGCAGTATAAAAGGGATATTCAAAATATTGATGCTTTATTACATCAATCCATTGGAAGTACCTTGTACAATAAAATTTATTTGTATGAAAATATGAATATCAATAACCTTACAGCAACCCTAGGTGCGGATTTAGTTGATTCCACTGATAATACTAAAATTAATAGAGGTATTTTCAATGAATTCAAAAAAAATTTCAAATATAGTATTTCTAGTAACTATATGATTGTTGATATAAATGAAAGGCCTGCATTAGATAATGAGCGTTTGAAATGGAGAATCCAATTATCACCAGATACTCGAGCAGGATATTTAGAAAATGGAAAGCTTATATTACAAAGAAACATCGGTCTGGAAATAAAGGATGTACAAATAATTAAGCAATCCGAAAAAGAATATATAAGGATTGATGCGAAAGTAGTGCCAAAGAGTAAAATAGATACAAAAATTCAAGAAGCACAGTTAAATATAAATCAGGAATGGAATAAAGCATTAGGGTTACCAAAATATACAAAGCTTATTACATTCAACGTGCATAATAGATATGCATCCAATATTGTAGAAAGTGCTTATTTAATATTGAATGAATGGAAAAATAATATTCAAAGTGATCTTATAAAAAAGGTAACAAATTACTTAGTTGATGGTAATGGAAGATTTGTTTTTACCGATATTACTCTCCCTAATATAGCTGAACAATATACACATCAAGATGAGATATATGAGCAAGTTCATTCAAAAGGGTTATATGTTCCAGAATCCCGTTCTATATTACTCCATGGACCTTCAAAAGGTGTAGAATTAAGGAATGATAGTGAGGGTTTTATACACGAATTTGGACATGCTGTGGATGATTATGCTGGATATCTATTAGATAAGAACCAATCTGATTTAGTTACAAATTCTAAAAAATTCATTGATATTTTTAAGGAAGAAGGGAGTAATTTAACTTCGTATGGGAGAACAAATGAAGCGGAATTTTTTGCAGAAGCCTTTAGGTTAATGCATTCTACGGACCATGCTGAACGTTTAAAAGTTCAAAAAAATGCTCCGAAAACTTTCCAATTTATTAACGATCAGATTAAGTTCATTATTAACTCATAA
- the pagR gene encoding transcriptional repressor PagR, with the protein MTVFVDHKIEYMSLEDDAELLKTMAHPMRLKIVNELYKHKALNVTQIIQILKLPQSTVSQHLCKMRGKVLKRNRQGLEIYYSINNPKVEGIIKLLNPIQ; encoded by the coding sequence ATGACAGTATTTGTAGATCATAAAATTGAATACATGAGTTTAGAAGATGATGCTGAACTTTTAAAAACAATGGCACATCCTATGCGTTTAAAAATAGTCAATGAACTTTACAAACATAAAGCATTAAATGTAACGCAAATCATTCAAATCTTAAAACTACCACAATCAACTGTATCCCAGCATTTATGTAAAATGAGAGGAAAAGTTTTAAAAAGAAATCGACAAGGTTTAGAGATATACTATAGCATTAATAATCCAAAAGTTGAAGGGATTATTAAGTTGTTAAACCCTATCCAATAG